A window of Bradyrhizobium sp. AZCC 1610 contains these coding sequences:
- a CDS encoding flotillin family protein yields MWELAVPVAIGVIAILVIGLLLAKLYRRSTRDEAYVRTGLGGQKVVLDGGSLVLPVFHSTAAVNLKTLRLEVARGGPDSLITKDRMRVDIGAEFYVRVKPDASSIALAAQTLGSRTNNAGELRELIEAKFVDGLRSVAATMNLEELQEQRATFVKSVQEAVGADIQNNGLELESVSLTRLDQSDIKHFNPSNFFDAHGLTTLTKITREREQERNQIVRTTEVNIAQQDLVARQTTLTIEATKREAELAQQRDIANKTAAMRAQTAQVEQTALQNEAEYRIQQELAVANKQTEANQARDTRKIEADLAVKRRNTEMERDLQIVAQESAIAVATKSKEQSEAQTVAETARALAIAAEEKVTTAKAVEIAERDKIINVIAARKAAETEAMPITVMAEAENQAATNKAEAITMLAKADADAAITRATGVKSLGQAEAEVAALKAEARNKLSAEMIEYDINLARINIIPNALAEAVKPIEKISDIRIFDTGGMLGRGGGNGAMNGHGNGLGLGDGLAAQLLSVSAFKPIIDKILAEGGFAAGPDALTTLTNALAAQQLAAPAEPLAIEDADEVVTPPATISGTGKATLGPKS; encoded by the coding sequence ATGTGGGAACTTGCAGTACCCGTCGCTATTGGCGTCATTGCCATTCTTGTTATTGGTCTCCTGCTTGCCAAACTCTACCGCCGTTCGACGCGTGACGAAGCCTATGTCCGCACCGGCCTCGGCGGCCAGAAAGTCGTCCTCGACGGCGGTTCGCTCGTCCTTCCGGTTTTCCACTCGACCGCCGCGGTCAACCTGAAGACGCTGCGGCTCGAGGTCGCTCGCGGCGGCCCGGATTCGCTGATCACCAAGGATCGCATGCGCGTCGATATCGGCGCCGAATTCTACGTGCGCGTCAAACCCGACGCTTCGTCGATCGCGCTCGCCGCGCAGACGCTGGGCAGCCGCACCAACAATGCCGGCGAACTGCGCGAGCTGATCGAGGCCAAATTCGTCGACGGCCTTCGTTCGGTGGCCGCTACCATGAACCTCGAAGAGCTGCAGGAGCAGCGGGCGACCTTCGTCAAGTCGGTGCAGGAGGCGGTCGGCGCCGACATCCAGAACAACGGCCTCGAGCTCGAGTCAGTGTCGCTGACGCGGCTCGACCAGAGCGACATCAAGCATTTCAATCCTAGCAATTTCTTCGACGCCCACGGTCTGACGACGCTGACCAAGATCACCAGGGAACGCGAACAGGAACGCAACCAGATCGTCCGCACCACCGAGGTCAACATCGCGCAGCAGGACCTCGTCGCCCGCCAAACCACGCTGACGATCGAAGCCACCAAGCGCGAGGCGGAACTGGCGCAGCAGCGCGACATCGCCAACAAGACCGCCGCGATGCGCGCGCAGACCGCACAGGTCGAGCAGACCGCACTGCAGAACGAAGCTGAATACCGTATCCAGCAGGAACTGGCGGTCGCCAACAAGCAGACCGAAGCCAATCAGGCCCGCGACACCAGAAAGATCGAGGCCGACCTCGCGGTGAAACGGCGGAATACCGAAATGGAGCGCGACCTGCAGATCGTCGCCCAGGAAAGCGCGATCGCGGTTGCGACCAAGAGCAAGGAGCAATCCGAGGCGCAAACCGTCGCCGAGACGGCGCGCGCGCTTGCGATTGCGGCCGAGGAAAAGGTCACCACCGCAAAAGCCGTCGAAATCGCCGAACGCGACAAGATCATCAACGTGATCGCGGCGCGCAAGGCCGCCGAAACCGAGGCGATGCCGATCACCGTGATGGCGGAAGCCGAAAACCAGGCCGCGACCAACAAGGCGGAAGCCATCACCATGCTGGCCAAGGCCGACGCCGATGCGGCGATCACCCGCGCCACCGGCGTCAAGTCGCTCGGCCAGGCCGAGGCCGAAGTGGCGGCGTTGAAGGCGGAAGCCCGCAACAAACTCTCCGCGGAGATGATCGAGTACGATATCAATCTCGCCCGCATCAACATCATCCCGAATGCGCTGGCCGAAGCGGTCAAGCCGATCGAGAAGATTTCGGACATCCGGATCTTCGACACCGGTGGCATGCTCGGCCGCGGCGGCGGCAATGGCGCCATGAATGGCCACGGTAACGGCCTTGGCCTCGGCGACGGCCTTGCGGCGCAGTTGCTGTCGGTCTCGGCCTTCAAGCCGATCATCGACAAGATCCTCGCCGAGGGCGGCTTCGCCGCCGGCCCTGACGCGCTGACCACCCTGACCAATGCGCTGGCCGCGCAGCAACTGGCGGCTCCCGCCGAGCCGCTCGCTATAGAGGATGCAGATGAAGTGGTGACGCCGCCCGCCACCATCTCCGGTACGGGCAAGGCGACGCTCGGCCCCAAATCGTAG
- a CDS encoding PspA/IM30 family protein, which produces MIKLPHESPGATLRYALHPDATAIAAIEETFAAYERMMAILAEVAPVGANLVALHAQAYEKIRAETGLPARLVTLGLRDRANYVAGAAPRRIPLDDKLFAIKGPTSLTISTVRGRILVPFEIPGYLAGWESPFPAHLVSDGRAYEIHIAVKSKSTAPEEKTMVHEGILARMGRLLAAIASETIDNAENSNKVALVKQAIREIDAGADEARHALGKSRAEEFRLKRRREELDAEIAGLTDKIRLAVAESREDLARAGVARQIDLESQGTALERAMDFIELEIEEQTKALQAMLGARREAETRLADLEASLEKHSPQETGRAAGATKTVSPDRAMAAIARVTGVPAAGVPGDKELDELDRLHREKEIAARLERIKSQQ; this is translated from the coding sequence ATGATCAAACTGCCGCATGAATCCCCCGGCGCCACGCTGCGCTATGCGCTCCACCCCGACGCGACGGCCATCGCCGCGATCGAAGAAACCTTTGCCGCGTATGAGCGCATGATGGCGATTCTCGCGGAGGTTGCCCCCGTCGGCGCCAACCTCGTCGCGCTTCACGCCCAGGCTTACGAAAAGATTCGTGCCGAGACCGGCCTGCCGGCCCGCCTGGTGACGCTCGGTTTGCGCGACCGCGCCAACTACGTGGCGGGCGCCGCGCCGCGCCGCATCCCGCTCGATGACAAACTGTTCGCAATCAAGGGACCAACTTCACTGACGATTAGCACTGTCCGCGGCCGCATCTTGGTGCCGTTCGAAATACCCGGCTATCTTGCCGGCTGGGAAAGTCCCTTCCCGGCTCACCTGGTCTCGGACGGCCGCGCTTACGAAATCCACATCGCCGTCAAATCGAAATCCACAGCACCGGAGGAGAAGACCATGGTTCACGAGGGTATCCTTGCACGTATGGGCAGACTTCTTGCCGCCATCGCCAGCGAGACCATCGACAATGCCGAGAACAGCAACAAGGTCGCGCTGGTCAAGCAGGCGATCCGCGAGATCGACGCTGGCGCCGATGAGGCGCGCCATGCGCTTGGCAAGTCGCGCGCCGAGGAATTCCGCCTCAAGCGTCGGCGCGAGGAGCTCGATGCCGAAATCGCCGGGTTGACCGACAAGATTCGTCTCGCAGTTGCGGAAAGCCGCGAGGATCTCGCGCGCGCCGGCGTTGCACGGCAAATTGATTTGGAATCGCAAGGCACTGCACTCGAACGCGCGATGGATTTCATCGAGCTCGAAATCGAGGAGCAGACCAAGGCCTTACAGGCGATGCTTGGCGCGCGGCGTGAAGCCGAAACCCGTCTCGCCGATCTCGAAGCGAGCCTCGAAAAGCATTCGCCGCAGGAAACCGGACGCGCGGCTGGCGCGACTAAAACAGTGAGTCCCGATCGGGCAATGGCGGCGATCGCACGCGTCACCGGCGTGCCGGCGGCCGGCGTGCCCGGCGACAAGGAACTCGACGAACTCGACCGGTTGCACCGCGAAAAGGAAATCGCGGCCCGCCTTGAAAGGATCAAGTCGCAGCAATGA
- a CDS encoding OB-fold-containig protein yields MSALTDILLAPDVRPFAAAAAIMVALGGIELLATLVGFSISELVGKEVTVEADHGNGLGGLFLWINAGRLPLLILIILALGVFSIAGFFLQGLAHGVGLSVPVSIAALAAAALSLPVIRVTSRGIARIIPRDETYAVDEADFIGHVAEVSIGPLDQGLPGRVRLKDVFGNWHSLVARASPESTPLPVGASVLLVDRDAKSFIAISAPADLIAQQRSDRA; encoded by the coding sequence ATGAGTGCCCTGACCGACATCCTGCTGGCGCCGGACGTGCGGCCCTTCGCCGCGGCTGCCGCGATCATGGTGGCGCTCGGCGGCATCGAATTGCTGGCAACGCTGGTCGGCTTCTCGATCAGCGAACTGGTCGGCAAGGAAGTCACCGTCGAGGCCGACCACGGCAACGGCCTCGGCGGCCTGTTCCTGTGGATCAACGCCGGACGTCTTCCGCTGTTGATCCTGATCATCCTCGCGCTCGGTGTGTTCTCGATCGCGGGATTCTTCCTGCAAGGCCTCGCGCACGGTGTGGGGCTCTCGGTACCGGTCTCGATCGCCGCGCTTGCCGCCGCAGCCTTGAGTCTCCCCGTCATCCGGGTCACCAGCCGCGGCATCGCCCGCATCATCCCGCGCGACGAGACCTATGCCGTGGACGAGGCCGATTTCATCGGTCACGTCGCCGAAGTTTCGATCGGGCCGCTCGACCAGGGGCTGCCCGGCCGCGTCCGTCTCAAGGATGTCTTCGGCAACTGGCATTCTCTGGTGGCACGCGCCAGCCCCGAGTCCACGCCGCTTCCGGTCGGCGCCAGCGTGTTGCTGGTCGACCGTGACGCCAAGAGCTTTATCGCCATTTCCGCACCCGCCGACCTCATTGCGCAACAACGATCAGACAGGGCTTAA
- a CDS encoding multidrug effflux MFS transporter, with amino-acid sequence MADQTAAIDARPRSEASSTVLQIAVLAGLAATGTLATNILLPSLPQIAISLEVSSAAVTAAITVFLAVFAIGQLVVGPISDRYGRRWPVLTGFAIFFAGSIWCGLASDLPSLLIGRVIQAAGACATSVLSRAIARDLFSGPALGRAMALIMIAMSAAPGFSPLLGGALDHTFGWRSEFAFLATFAGLGALAYGMVFGETHLATRTPLDPRAIAKTYFALLRDRRFVVPAATVSLILGALFSIFSAAPRVLIEAMHFTPIQLGLFFAGTVLIVFIAGILATRLAPRYGLDRSIRGGLFTAATGSFAMLLVSLYNPSFLPFLAAMSVFLLGMGIVGPLGTAQALSPFGDRAGAASALVGFWQMMTAATGVWLAATISHEALFALGVVLTAFSLLAVGLYTMRTKAG; translated from the coding sequence ATGGCCGACCAAACTGCAGCAATCGATGCCCGCCCTCGTTCGGAAGCTTCCTCCACCGTCCTGCAGATCGCGGTGCTCGCAGGCCTTGCAGCCACAGGCACGCTCGCCACCAACATCCTGCTGCCGTCGCTGCCGCAGATAGCGATTTCGCTAGAGGTTTCGAGTGCGGCGGTCACCGCAGCGATCACGGTCTTCCTCGCGGTGTTCGCGATCGGTCAGCTCGTGGTCGGGCCGATCTCGGACCGCTATGGCCGCCGATGGCCGGTCCTGACCGGATTTGCAATCTTCTTCGCCGGCAGCATCTGGTGCGGCCTCGCCAGTGATTTGCCGAGCCTGCTGATCGGCCGTGTCATCCAGGCGGCCGGCGCCTGTGCCACATCGGTGCTGTCCCGCGCCATCGCCCGCGACCTGTTTTCCGGGCCTGCTCTGGGCCGCGCGATGGCGCTGATCATGATCGCGATGTCGGCAGCGCCGGGCTTTTCGCCGTTGCTCGGCGGTGCGCTCGACCACACTTTCGGCTGGCGCTCCGAATTCGCATTCCTCGCAACTTTCGCCGGGCTCGGCGCCCTCGCCTACGGCATGGTGTTCGGCGAGACCCATCTCGCGACACGCACCCCGCTCGATCCGCGGGCCATCGCAAAGACGTACTTCGCCCTGCTCCGCGACCGCCGCTTCGTGGTGCCGGCAGCGACCGTCAGCCTGATCCTGGGCGCGCTGTTCTCGATTTTTTCGGCCGCGCCCCGCGTGCTGATCGAAGCGATGCATTTTACGCCGATTCAACTCGGCCTGTTCTTTGCGGGCACGGTGCTGATCGTATTCATCGCCGGTATACTCGCGACCCGGCTGGCCCCACGCTATGGGCTCGATCGTTCGATCCGGGGCGGACTGTTCACCGCCGCCACCGGCAGCTTCGCGATGCTGCTGGTCTCGCTATACAACCCCTCTTTCCTGCCATTTCTTGCGGCCATGAGCGTATTCCTGCTCGGCATGGGCATCGTCGGCCCGTTAGGCACGGCGCAGGCGCTTTCCCCGTTCGGCGACAGAGCGGGCGCGGCATCCGCGCTGGTCGGCTTCTGGCAGATGATGACGGCCGCCACCGGCGTCTGGCTCGCGGCGACAATCTCGCATGAAGCGCTGTTCGCGCTCGGCGTGGTGCTGACGGCGTTCTCGCTGCTGGCGGTCGGGCTCTACACGATGCGGACGAAGGCCGGCTAG
- a CDS encoding peroxidase family protein — MRQFKRTWANQDRDHDDFHFGDFFGHSHRPHESHGSHGHHGSPCQPGPQPVKIEYRSFDGSQNNQSDATLNAAGTEFGRIGEAHFADGISVPLGGNNPRTISNLVVGAGDPDVANPEGVSAFMYAWGQFIDHDMTLTRTDGVSDISVVVPEGDPVLPAGTIIPITRAVIDPTTGAGTSNPAMAVNSNTAWLDASMVYGSSAATAASLRTADGHMLTSQGNNLPIVNGMVVAGDARAAENPALTALQTLFVREHNYQVDKLHLEHPNWSGDQLYNHARAIVTAEIANITYSEFLPNLVGKNALTPYDGYDPSVDPHLSLEFVAAAFRFGHSIVSGETEGLAENGEVIAGSEEDLKDVFFQPAANFNDNGGADGQLRHLAADPSQALDARIVDDLRNFLFDPPVSLDLAAINIQRARDLGLGTLNQTREALGLDPYTDFSQITSDPETLAGLKAAYGNVNNVGLWTGGLSENHVPGALVGETFQAILTMQFEALRDGDRFWFENQGFDSRTLSEIKGTTLADIILRNTDTKHIQDDVFVTYTRHTGLAGGVESEDPEARQIVIGANGNDTLIGGPQGDYLFAGTGKQTMTGNDGADRFVFDFGSTKAEITDFDPGIDMLVFENAGRLDFCDVKIWGGHGNTVVQVGDDRIELTGVRPHELTKHDFLFDI, encoded by the coding sequence ATGCGCCAGTTCAAGCGGACTTGGGCAAACCAAGACAGAGACCATGACGATTTTCACTTCGGCGATTTTTTCGGCCATTCGCACCGGCCGCATGAGTCTCATGGCTCGCATGGCCATCACGGTTCGCCGTGCCAACCGGGTCCGCAGCCGGTAAAAATCGAATACCGCAGCTTCGACGGCTCGCAGAACAATCAATCCGATGCCACCCTCAACGCTGCCGGCACCGAATTCGGACGTATCGGCGAGGCGCATTTTGCCGACGGCATCTCCGTCCCGCTCGGCGGCAACAATCCGCGCACCATCAGCAATCTTGTGGTCGGCGCCGGCGATCCTGATGTGGCGAACCCGGAAGGTGTCTCCGCCTTCATGTACGCTTGGGGCCAGTTCATCGATCACGACATGACGCTGACCCGGACCGACGGCGTTAGCGACATCAGCGTCGTGGTTCCCGAGGGCGATCCCGTGCTTCCCGCCGGCACCATTATTCCGATCACCCGCGCGGTCATCGATCCCACGACTGGCGCGGGCACATCCAATCCAGCCATGGCGGTCAATTCCAATACCGCCTGGCTAGACGCCTCGATGGTCTATGGGTCCAGTGCGGCGACCGCCGCCAGCCTGCGCACCGCCGACGGCCACATGCTGACGTCGCAGGGCAACAACCTGCCGATCGTCAATGGCATGGTCGTGGCCGGCGACGCCCGCGCAGCAGAGAATCCGGCGCTCACCGCGCTGCAAACGCTATTCGTGCGCGAACACAACTATCAGGTCGACAAACTGCACCTCGAGCATCCGAACTGGAGCGGCGACCAGCTCTACAATCACGCCCGCGCTATCGTGACGGCGGAAATCGCCAACATCACCTATTCGGAGTTCCTGCCAAACCTCGTCGGCAAGAACGCGCTCACGCCCTATGACGGCTATGACCCCAGTGTCGATCCCCACCTGTCGCTGGAATTCGTCGCCGCGGCGTTTCGCTTCGGACATTCGATCGTGTCGGGCGAAACCGAAGGCCTTGCGGAAAACGGCGAAGTCATCGCCGGCTCCGAGGAAGACCTGAAGGACGTATTCTTCCAGCCGGCGGCAAACTTCAACGACAATGGCGGCGCCGATGGGCAATTGCGCCACCTGGCCGCCGATCCATCACAAGCACTCGACGCGCGCATCGTCGACGACTTGCGCAATTTTCTTTTCGACCCACCGGTGTCGCTGGATCTCGCCGCGATCAATATCCAGCGCGCGCGCGACCTTGGCCTCGGCACGCTCAACCAGACCCGCGAAGCGCTCGGCCTCGACCCCTACACGGATTTCAGCCAGATCACGAGCGACCCGGAGACGCTGGCCGGACTGAAAGCGGCTTACGGCAATGTCAACAATGTCGGCCTGTGGACCGGCGGCCTGTCGGAAAATCATGTCCCTGGCGCGCTTGTCGGCGAAACCTTCCAGGCCATCCTAACGATGCAGTTCGAGGCGTTGCGCGATGGCGACCGGTTCTGGTTCGAGAATCAGGGGTTCGATTCCAGGACCTTGTCCGAGATCAAGGGCACCACGCTGGCAGATATCATCCTGCGCAATACCGACACCAAGCATATCCAGGACGATGTCTTTGTCACCTATACGAGGCATACCGGCCTTGCCGGCGGCGTGGAGTCGGAAGATCCCGAAGCCCGCCAGATCGTCATCGGCGCCAATGGCAACGACACGTTGATCGGCGGTCCGCAGGGCGATTATCTATTCGCCGGAACCGGCAAGCAGACGATGACGGGGAATGACGGCGCTGACCGATTCGTGTTTGACTTCGGATCCACCAAAGCTGAGATCACCGACTTCGATCCCGGCATCGACATGCTGGTGTTTGAGAACGCCGGCCGTCTGGACTTTTGCGATGTGAAAATCTGGGGCGGCCATGGAAACACGGTGGTCCAGGTCGGTGACGACCGGATCGAACTGACCGGCGTGCGGCCTCATGAACTCACAAAGCACGATTTCCTATTCGACATTTGA
- a CDS encoding MFS transporter, producing the protein MSADATPRLPATFNRLAWSNLAAQSAEQIALAAAPIVAVLLLGVGEGQTGLLQTALTLPFILFAIPAGLLADRISRRWVMAGSEALRAAALAGILLLIWLGQMTLPLLSLLGFIAVCGTVAYSVAAPALVPSLVTSEQLPAANARIELARTIAFASGPALGGVLVGWVGAAPAFGFAAALSVIAVVLLSGIYEPARAPAPRRHPLQEIREGAAFVLHHPLLRPVFITQFIFNTASFLLLAVFVPYAVRHLGLSATGVGVTLGMYGLGMVAGALAATRIMKRLTFGIVIGLGPVTGFVAALVMALTTIAPTPWLAALSFFLLGAGPILWVISTTTLRQSVTPPSLLGRVSAINIMSYGARPLGSALGAIVGGLYGAEACLYLAAAIFGAQALVILLSPAVSLARQPDMVGEPAGC; encoded by the coding sequence ATGTCAGCCGATGCGACTCCTCGCCTGCCCGCAACCTTCAACCGCCTGGCCTGGTCCAACCTCGCCGCGCAGTCGGCCGAACAGATCGCGCTGGCCGCAGCCCCGATCGTTGCGGTGCTGCTGCTCGGCGTCGGCGAAGGCCAGACCGGCCTGCTGCAGACCGCGCTGACGTTGCCCTTCATCCTGTTCGCGATCCCGGCAGGTCTGCTCGCCGACCGCATCTCGCGGCGCTGGGTGATGGCGGGCTCCGAGGCGCTGCGGGCCGCGGCGTTGGCCGGCATTCTGCTGCTGATCTGGCTGGGCCAAATGACGCTGCCGCTGCTCTCGTTACTCGGCTTCATCGCAGTCTGCGGAACGGTCGCTTACAGCGTCGCCGCGCCCGCTTTGGTGCCGTCGCTGGTGACGTCGGAACAATTACCTGCGGCGAACGCGCGGATTGAACTCGCGCGCACGATCGCATTCGCCAGCGGTCCGGCGCTCGGCGGCGTGCTGGTCGGATGGGTCGGCGCCGCGCCCGCCTTCGGATTTGCCGCGGCGTTGTCCGTGATCGCAGTCGTGCTGCTGTCGGGCATCTATGAGCCGGCGCGCGCGCCCGCGCCGCGGCGTCATCCGCTGCAGGAAATCAGGGAAGGCGCCGCGTTCGTGCTGCATCACCCGCTGCTGCGGCCGGTGTTCATCACGCAGTTCATCTTCAACACGGCGTCGTTCCTGCTGCTCGCCGTGTTCGTGCCCTACGCGGTGCGCCATCTCGGCCTGTCGGCTACCGGCGTCGGCGTGACGCTTGGGATGTATGGCCTCGGCATGGTGGCGGGCGCGCTCGCGGCGACGCGGATAATGAAGCGGCTGACCTTCGGAATCGTCATCGGGCTCGGACCCGTCACCGGCTTCGTCGCCGCGCTGGTGATGGCGCTGACGACCATTGCGCCGACGCCATGGCTGGCGGCCTTAAGCTTCTTCCTCCTCGGCGCCGGTCCGATCCTGTGGGTGATCTCGACCACCACCTTGCGGCAATCGGTGACGCCGCCATCGTTGCTCGGGCGCGTCTCCGCCATCAACATCATGAGCTATGGCGCCCGTCCGCTCGGCTCCGCGCTAGGTGCCATCGTCGGCGGCCTCTACGGCGCAGAGGCATGCCTCTATCTGGCAGCCGCGATCTTCGGCGCCCAGGCGCTGGTGATCCTGCTGTCGCCGGCGGTCTCGCTGGCGCGGCAGCCGGATATGGTGGGGGAGCCGGCAGGCTGTTAG
- a CDS encoding serine hydrolase domain-containing protein, with amino-acid sequence MRNPGLAVSRIVFGTIALVGLTCCGPAAFAQAASESAWPTTQWQTSTPEEQGMDPAALAKLIEYGTSRSFDSLLIVRHGRIVLDASYAPYTADIPHITNSVTKAVIGTLTAIAYKDGLLDSANHQMLDFFGDRSIANVDDKKKAITVQSLLDMTSGLDWSEPLNGRPDSLIEMERSPDWVKFILDRPMSNTPGDIFNYNSGNPHLLSAVLTKLTGMSASDYAKARLFGPLGISAWNWRRDPQGISTGGYGLALHPRDMAKIGYLYLRQGEWEGKPLVPRDWVEKASRANVNMNSSSSPELRYSNFFWALPNKQVYMAVGYHCQVIMVFPALDIVAVTTARNFCSLGRLADHISSAVKSETPLPPDPAGANLLAGAIRDISTEKATEVGATSGIASSISGKTYKFPGNPLNVKSLSLTLADPRPRFELEFNNRDPTRPSLRFTGPIGLDGLYRKSEPAATGIVATKGSWLNDGTFLFQRLALGAGAPVQGWTLRFDGGKINLRGNDRAGREVSVDGEADVP; translated from the coding sequence TCTCGTGGGGTTAACGTGCTGCGGTCCCGCTGCATTCGCCCAAGCCGCATCGGAGTCCGCTTGGCCGACGACGCAGTGGCAAACATCGACGCCGGAAGAGCAGGGCATGGACCCGGCGGCGCTTGCAAAGCTGATCGAGTACGGAACGAGCCGGAGCTTCGATAGTCTGCTGATTGTGCGGCATGGGCGGATTGTCCTCGATGCCTCTTATGCGCCGTACACGGCGGATATTCCCCACATTACCAACTCCGTTACCAAAGCGGTAATCGGCACTTTGACCGCGATCGCCTACAAGGACGGCCTGCTGGATAGCGCCAACCATCAGATGCTGGACTTCTTCGGTGACCGCAGCATTGCCAATGTGGATGATAAAAAGAAGGCGATCACGGTTCAGAGCCTGTTGGACATGACTTCCGGACTAGACTGGAGCGAACCGCTCAACGGGCGGCCGGATTCGTTGATCGAAATGGAGCGTAGTCCGGACTGGGTCAAATTTATTCTGGACCGCCCGATGTCGAACACGCCCGGCGACATCTTCAATTACAACAGCGGCAATCCGCACCTGCTTTCCGCCGTCCTCACCAAGCTGACCGGGATGAGCGCATCCGATTACGCAAAGGCCAGGCTGTTTGGTCCCCTGGGGATCAGCGCGTGGAACTGGCGGCGCGATCCCCAGGGCATCTCGACCGGCGGATACGGCCTGGCCCTGCATCCTCGCGACATGGCGAAGATCGGCTATCTCTATTTGCGCCAGGGCGAATGGGAAGGAAAACCGCTTGTTCCACGGGATTGGGTCGAGAAGGCGAGCCGTGCCAACGTGAACATGAACTCGTCGTCTAGTCCGGAGCTAAGATACTCCAACTTCTTTTGGGCCTTGCCCAACAAGCAGGTCTATATGGCGGTGGGGTACCATTGCCAGGTCATCATGGTTTTTCCTGCGCTGGACATCGTCGCGGTGACGACGGCCAGGAATTTCTGTTCGCTAGGCAGACTTGCTGATCATATTTCCAGCGCGGTCAAATCCGAAACGCCGCTCCCGCCGGACCCAGCAGGCGCCAACCTGCTGGCAGGCGCAATCCGCGATATTTCAACCGAAAAGGCGACGGAGGTTGGCGCAACGTCGGGAATCGCGTCTTCCATCTCGGGAAAGACCTACAAATTTCCCGGCAACCCGTTGAACGTGAAATCGCTCTCACTCACGCTTGCCGATCCGCGTCCGCGCTTTGAGCTGGAGTTCAACAACCGGGATCCAACAAGGCCGTCACTCAGGTTTACCGGCCCGATCGGGTTAGACGGGCTTTATCGCAAGAGCGAACCAGCCGCCACCGGGATCGTCGCGACCAAGGGAAGCTGGTTGAACGACGGCACGTTCCTGTTCCAGCGCTTGGCATTGGGCGCGGGTGCCCCGGTTCAAGGATGGACCCTGCGATTTGACGGCGGGAAGATCAATCTTCGCGGTAACGACAGGGCTGGACGCGAAGTTTCAGTCGATGGAGAGGCTGACGTACCCTAG